The region TCATCGTCAACAAGAAAAAGCGTGATGCTATTGGCATTGTCGAGGGTGATATGGTCAATGTTGTTCTCGAAAAAGACGAGAGCAAATACGGCCTGCCGATGCCCGAAGAATTTGCTGAAGTACTCAAACAGGATCCAGATGGTGACCGTTTATTTCACGCTCTGACGGCTGGAAAACAAAGGTCGATCTTGTATATATTGGCGAGGCCAAAGGACATCGATCTTCGGATCCATCAATCACTTCTTATCCTTGAACACCTAAAAGAAAACGAAGGCAAGATCATCGATACAAAACTCTATGAAGAGCTAAAGCGGCCTATGTTTTAATCGACCGCAAACGTCATCGGCATATTTTTGTCTATCAAGCCATTCTTTGCCGCTAATTCAAAATACAGTTCCATTCCTTGCATCATCGAATCGTCTATCGAATACGAGATGTTTTGCGAAAGATATTCTTTCATTTCAACTGTTCCTAGTGGAATGTCGTTCTCATAATTGGCGATGATCTC is a window of Chloracidobacterium sp. DNA encoding:
- a CDS encoding DUF1905 domain-containing protein, with protein sequence MAKKQETVKFKTKLVRSDAGSGWHFLLVDKGIVAKFGFEDKFKRVVCSMNGDEGFQCALLPWGDTFYIIVNKKKRDAIGIVEGDMVNVVLEKDESKYGLPMPEEFAEVLKQDPDGDRLFHALTAGKQRSILYILARPKDIDLRIHQSLLILEHLKENEGKIIDTKLYEELKRPMF